In Bos mutus isolate GX-2022 chromosome 2, NWIPB_WYAK_1.1, whole genome shotgun sequence, one DNA window encodes the following:
- the MOGAT1 gene encoding 2-acylglycerol O-acyltransferase 1, which produces MKVEFAPLNIPLARRLQTAAVLHWLLSFLLFAQVCLGIIVFLIIYNYWFLYLPYLTWLYFDWQTPEQGGRRSEWVRNWAIWRYFKDYFPIHLIKTWDLDPSHNYIFGFHPHGVLVVGAFGNFCTNYSAFKELFPGFTSYLHVLPYWFRCPLFREYLMSSGPVSVSKKSVSHVLSKEGGGNISVIVLGGAEESLDAHPGKFTLFIRQRKGFVKIALTHGAYLVPVFSFGENELFKQVSNPEGSWLRNVQEKLQKIMGFALPLFHARGIFQYNFGLIPYRKPIHTVVGRPIPVRQTLNPTSEQIEELHQTYMEELRKLFEEHKGKYGIPENETLIFR; this is translated from the exons ATGAAGGTCGAGTTTGCGCCACTCAACATCCCGCTGGCGCGGCGGCTGCAGACGGCTGCGGTGCTGCATTGGTTGCTGTCCTTCCTGCTGTTCG CACAGGTATGCCTCGGAATTATCGTGTTCCTGATCATATACAACTACTGGTTCCTCTACCTTCCTTACTTGACATGGCTTTACTTTGACTGGCAAACCCCAGAGCAAGGAGGCAGAAGATCTGAATGGGTCAGAAACTGGGCCATTTGGAGGTACTTTAAGGACTATTTTCCAATTCAT CTCATCAAAACCTGGGATTTGGATCCGAGTCACAACTACATATTTGGGTTTCACCCCCATGGAGTGCTTGTGGTTGGAGCCTTTGGAAACTTCTGTACAAATTATTCCGCCTTCAAGGAGCTGTTTCCCGGCTTTACCTCCTATCTTCACGTGCTGCCGTATTGGTTCCGGTGTCCGCTCTTCCGGGAATATCTGATGAGCAGTG gGCCAGTCTCAGTTTCCAAGAAAAGTGTGTCCCACGTGTTAAGCAAAGAGGGAGGTGGAAACATCTCAGTCATTGTGCTCGGGGGTGCAGAGGAATCACTGGATGCCCATCCTGGAAAATTCACTCTGTTCATACGCCAGCGGAAGGGATTTGTGAAAATTGCTTTGACCCATGG TGCTTATTTGGTGCCAGTGTTTTCTTTTGGTGAAAATGAACTATTTAAACAAGTTAGCAACCCCGAAGGATCATGGCTTCGAAATGTGCAGGAGAAACTACAGAAGATCATGGGATTTGCTTTGCCACTGTTCCACGCCAGAGGAATTTTTCAATACAATTTTGGCCTAATCCCCTATAGGAAGCCCATTCACACTGTTG TTGGCCGCCCAATCCCTGTTCGTCAGACCCTGAACCCAACCTCAGAGCAGATTGAGGAGTTGCATCAGACCTACATGGAGGAGCtgagaaaattatttgaagaacaCAAAGGGAAGTATGGTATTCCAGAAAATGAAACTCTCATTTTTAGATAA